The sequence GGTGGAGGAGGAAACAGCTCCATTCCCACTCGTACCGCGTCCCGGACTccttcgccggcgaggtcgtcgtcatcgttggGTGCAGCGTGAGCGGCGCAGAGCTCGCGCTTGAGCTCCGCCGCGTCGCCAAGGAGGTCCACCTCAGCACCAAGTCGACGGAGGAGACCATCACGTCGGCGATGTCCAAAAGTGTCGCCAGGTACGAAAACCTCCACCTGCGACCACAGGTCGAACACCTGCGCGAGGACGGGACTGTGGTGTTCGACGACGGCTcgttcgtcgtcgccgacgccatcATCTACTGCACCGGGTACAACTACTCGTTCCCGTTCCTGGACACGAACGGGAAGGTCACCGTCGACGACAACCGCGTCGGGCCGCTGTACGAGCACGTGTTCCCGCCGGAGCtggcgccgtcgctgtcgttcGTGGGCATCCCAGCCAAGGTGCTTCTGCCGGTGTTCATCGAGGTGCAGGCGAGGTGGGTGGCGCAGGTGCTGTCCGGGCGGAGGACGCTGCCGTcgcaggaggagatgcagcgCGCCGTCGAGGAGCTCAGCCGCGGCATGGAGGCCGCCGGCTTGCCGAAGCGGTGGACGCATGACATGTTCTTGGACCTGGAACGCTGCGACGACTACGGCGAGCGCACCTGCGGCTTCCCGCGGATGGAGCAGTGGAAGAAGGAGATCTTTTTCTCGTCCCTCTCCGACATGGTCGACGACATGGAGAGCTTCCGCGACGGCTACCACGACAGTGACCTCGTCCGCGACGGCCTGCGCCGGCACGACTGGACTCCCGTCGCGCCGCGGCcgcaggaggaggacgacgacgcaaAAGCAATTGGAGTGGCGAACGTATAACAAAAATTACCGGGTGCAatacgtactccctccttccctaaatgtttgacaccgttgactttttagcacatgtttgaccgttcgccttattcaaaaattttgtgaaatatataaaattatatgcctacataaaaatatatttaacaatgaatcaaatgataggaaaagaattaataattacttaaattttttgaataagacgaatggtcaaacatgtactaaaaagtcaacagcgtcaaacatttcgaaacggggGATTATCTAATTATTAGTTAGTATAGTAATTAAAATGGCACATTTTAGTTATGATTGGATAAAATATCTAGGATCCTGTGATTGAACGTGGAAGCGCCACTGCTTATTAGACTCCAATAATTTCTGCTTAAGCCTaaggaaacaaaataaatacacGGTAATTCGAAAAGAAGTGCTGGCCTGTCTGTATcaagaggattttttttttgacaccaGGTAATACACCTTCATTAACCAGGGGCTCTAGGCAAATCGCCAGAATCCAGCTGGTGGAATACAAGCTCAGGGACTTGGTTGACATGCACTGTGAGAGTTAACAGAACTCACCCCATACTTAGCTAGGCAGTCATCCACTTTCTTGCAAGACCTCGGACAATACCAAATGAGACAGCTAACGAAATGAGAGGAAACAAAGACTTTTATTTGGCGAAATAAGCATCCATCTTGATGACGATCAAAGTCCGCCGATGTGGCGATGTGAGAGCACGTACGCTGCAGTTCTGTGGCATCCGTCTCCAGTATGATTCTTGTCATCCCAAGCTGCACAACTTTCTCGATACTGTGGAGCGCCGCGGTAGCCTCAGCCTGCAACGGTGTTCGTACGTACTCACATCAAAAGATGCATCAGTGTTGATCTTATATGTATAAATAGTAGTGGGGTCTGAGCAAACTAGATAGAGTTACAGTCCCTCCTTCCATCTGCAtatggtaaaaaattttagtggggtCTTCGTAGATTCTTTCATAGTTTTCACGTCAGTAGTGGGGGCTCAAgactccgccgcctccatgctGAATCCGCCACTGCGGCCGGTGGCGATTCCCATTTTTCATTCATCATCATACGTGGAGCTCGATCCAACTGCAGTTTTTCAAGGTCCATTGTATGGTAAATGATGGCATCACACACCTCTGAACCCGTGAGCTTCTTGTCATCCGCATTGGCCTTATTCCCTGCATACCACCACTCAAGAGGATTTTTCATTGTACTCAAAACTGAACCTTTTTAGTTTTGTTCAGTTTATCCAATTACTGCTAGTAGTTTACTTCTCCGAGGGGGTGTACCATAATGTAATAATCTGTTCGATCATTGAATGCAAACTAATTAAGCATTTACAAATTAGTATAACTAACTTTTTTATGATATAAACGATTTACATCTGTTAGTATAACTGAATATATATCATATTTGTAGTCGATCGTGTATAtgaccatatatatatctaactaAAAAATACGGAAGGATTCGGTACTTTTTTTGG is a genomic window of Oryza glaberrima chromosome 7, OglaRS2, whole genome shotgun sequence containing:
- the LOC127780052 gene encoding flavin-containing monooxygenase FMO GS-OX-like 8 produces the protein MVSDHDDGKLPAQWKKVCVVGGGMAGLAAARELRREGLDVTVLEQRGGVGGQWLYDAATDPGDPLGMAGVHSSVFASLRLNSPRESIGFSDFPFRPTNDAGGDARRYPVHGELLRYIRDFCDAFGLMDAVRLNTTVTRVAMAPPRRDGSLRWAVRSRRHGEAETEEVFDAVVVAIGHYSQPRLPTVDGMDRWRRKQLHSHSYRVPDSFAGEVVVIVGCSVSGAELALELRRVAKEVHLSTKSTEETITSAMSKSVARYENLHLRPQVEHLREDGTVVFDDGSFVVADAIIYCTGYNYSFPFLDTNGKVTVDDNRVGPLYEHVFPPELAPSLSFVGIPAKVLLPVFIEVQARWVAQVLSGRRTLPSQEEMQRAVEELSRGMEAAGLPKRWTHDMFLDLERCDDYGERTCGFPRMEQWKKEIFFSSLSDMVDDMESFRDGYHDSDLVRDGLRRHDWTPVAPRPQEEDDDAKAIGVANV